Within the Solwaraspora sp. WMMA2056 genome, the region TATGTCCAGTACATGCGCAACCAGGGGGTGACCGTCGACGTCACCTCGGTGCAGAACGAGCCGGACTGGCACCCCAGCTACGACTCGATGGACTGGAACGGGACCGAGCTGCGAAACTTCGTCCGCGACCACGGGTGGCGGGTGCAGAACACCGAGCTGATGGTTGCCGAGGCGGTCAACATGAACTACAGCTACACCGATCCGACCCTCAACGACGCAGGCGCGCGCAACAACATCGGCTACATTGGTGGCCATCTGTACGGCCTAGAGTCCCAGGGTCGACTGAAGCCGTACAACCTGGCCAACCAACACGGTAAGCCGGTGTGGATGACCGAGTGGAACCATCACGAGGCCGACGGCAGCGGCTCCAACATCTGGGGCAACCCGAGCAACGTTGCCGTCTGGGACGAGACGCTCGACGACATCATGCGTACCGTGCACCGGATTATGGAGGCCAACTGGGCCGCCTACATCTGGTGGTACGGCAAGCGGTTCTACTCCTTCATCGGTGACGGTGAGTCGGCCTTCGGCACCACGGCGGGGGCACCGCTCAAGCGCGGGTACGCCTTCTCGCAGTACGCCAAGTACGTCCGCCCCGGCTACCAGCGGGTCGCCCTGACCAAGAGCTCCAAGGCGTCACCGCTGGAGGTGACTGCGTACACCGGCGACGGGAAGACCACCCTGGTCATCCTCAACCGGTCGAACAGCGCGGTCAACGGTGCGGTCGTCGCGGCCCCGCAGAACGTCACGCGGGCCGAGCACTACCTCACCTCGCAGTACTCCAGCGCGGCCAGCCAGTCGGTCGGCGTCAACGGTAACCAGGTCACCGTAAACGTCGGCGCACGCAGCATCTCCACGGTCGTGCTCACCCACTGAGCCGATCCCGGTCCCGGTGCCGGTGCGGGCCCACGGCCCGCACCGGCACCGGAGGTCACCGTGCCGGACCTCCCGCCGGCAGGGCAACCTCCCGCCGGCACCGGGTGCCGCCGCCGACATCGGACACGTCGGCCGGCACCGGTTGCTGTCCGATCCCTCGCCGACCTGCCAGTCTGGAGACAGCGGTGTAACGATCGGACCGGGAGGCGGTCATGACGGTCAACGACAAGCCGGATCGACCAGGACCGGCCGACCGGAGCTACCCGGGGCCGGTCTCGCGGGCCACCCTCTTCTGGTACGCGTTCGCGTCCACTCTGCTCGTCGGCTGGTTCCTGTTCGGCTGGCTGGTCCTGCGCCAGGGCTTCATCGACTCCGTCGGCGAAGCCCTCGGCACCGGCTTCACGCTGCTGCTGGCCGTGTCGGTGGTCGAAGCAGCCCGCCGGCACCGACACGACGGCGGACCCCGCCCCGGCTGAAACCGGACGGCAGCCGGTCACCGCACCCCGCGGCCTGCCGCCGCCGTCGTCAGTCGTGCACCACGGCGGCCGTCACCCGCTGCAACGCGAAAGTGTGCAGCGTCTCGGTCCGCTCGTCCTCGGCCCGCAGGAAACCGGCCCCGATCGACACCGGCCGGACCAGACGTGACGCGGCGGCCCCGTGGGCGTCAACGTAACCCACCCAGACCAGCGACTTGTCCCGTACCGCCTGCTGCAGCACGGCCAGGGCCTGCGCGTGCGCCTGCACCGCCGCCAGCCCCTCGACCGGCTGGCCGTTTGCCGCCCGGACCGGCCCGGGGGCCCGCCGCGCCGCCCGGACCGCCGCCTCGCCACGCCGCAGCTGCTCCACCAGCGCGTCGATCCGGGGTTTGGTCAACGGCGGCGCCGCCAACGGGTCGACCGGGCGCATCGTCGCCGGATGCGGCGCCGGTGCCCGGCGTACCCGGGGCGGTCGCCGCAGCGCCGCCCCGGAACCGTCCTCCACCGTCGGCGCGTAGCCGGCCTGCCGCAGCGCGTCCACCAACCGGCCGGCCGTCGCCGCGCTGACCAGCACCGTCGGTGCCAGCCGCCGCAACGCCAGCCCGCCGAGCCGGCGGTCCGCCAGCACCTCGGCCAGCAGCGCCTCGTCGTCGCTGCGCAGGTACCCGCCGGCCGAACCGGCCCGCAGCCCACCGTGGGTACGGGCGGTGTCGTCGACCAGGTAGGTCAACCCCTGCGGCACCGGGGTGCGGGACCGGCGGGCGAACAGCTCGTGCAGATCGTCGGCGGACCAGCCGGCGTCCAGGGCGCGGCGGACACTGGCCGGGGTGACCCGGTGCACGCTCGCGGCCCCGGTCGACTCCGGCTCGGCCACCACCTCCAACTCGGCGGCGAGCGACGGCTCCGGCGGGCCCGGCACCACCACGGTCAGGTCGGCCTGGACCAGGAAATGGTCCACTGGGTCGGGCAGCAGCGCCGCCAACGCCCGCTCCACGGCGGACGCCTCGCCCCGATGCTCCCGCCCGGTCGACCGGACCCCGAGCGGGTCGTCGTCCACACTGGCCCAACCGGTCGCCGGATCGTCGGCGAGCAGCAGCCGGCCGTACCCGGTCAACGCCCCGAGCGCGGTGACGCCCAGGTGGGCCGCTTCGTCGAGCACCTCGCGGTGCAGCTCGTCGCGGCCCCGGCTGCGGCGCGGTGCCTGCCAGGCGAGCAGGGTCAGCACGTCGTCGGCGGTCGGTGCGCCCCCCGGCGCGAGCCCGGCCAGCACCGCCAGCACGGTACGGCGTACCGCCGGTGCGCCGGCCCGTTCCACCGCCGCCGACCGGGCGGTGATCGCCCGGTCCCGGTCGTCGCGGCCACCGATCAGACCGGGCCGGCGGGTCATCGCCAACCACGCCTGCGCCAGCTGCTCCCACCGGCGGGCCGGTGGCCGGGCGCACCACAGGTCGTAGCCGGTGGTCGGCAGCAGTTGCTGGTCGACGGCGGCCCGGTTGGCCGCGCCGCCGGCGTCGACCTCGCCGATCAGCCCGGCGGCGTACCCGACCTCGACCACCAGCCCGGCCAGCTGCTCGCTGACGCCGCCGGCGCGGGCCAGCCGCCGCAGCTCGCGTACGCCGATGCCGCCGGTACGCAGCATCGGCACCGGCTCCGCCGCCACCGCCTCCAACAGGTCGCCGGCGTGCCGGACGAACTCCATGGCCTGACCGGAGCCGGCCGCGTCGACGATTCTCGGCGTCCGCGCAGGGGCGGTCACCAGCGGCGGGTCGGGACGCAGCACGCCGAGCGGGCCGGTTTCCCGGCGCAGCAGCAGCCCGACCTCCCGGGGCAGTTCGACGGTCTGCCCGCCCTCGGCCCTCGGTACGTCGGTGACGACGGCCAGCAGTCCGGCGTCGACGAGCCACCGCACCGGACCCGGCTGGCCGGGCCCGGTCTCCGCGCCGCCGGTGCCGGTGCCGCCGGTGCCGGTGCCGCCGGTGCCGGTGCCGCCGGAGCCGGAGCCCGTGCCGCCGGTGCCGGATCCGACGGTGCCCAGCGGCGGCCCGGCGGCCAGCCGGTCGAGCACCGCCCGCGCCGGCGGTGCGGCGCTGAGCAGCGTACGGCGCAGCTGCGCCGGGTCCGCACACCGCCGCGCCACCTGGTCGTCCAGCTCGGCGGCGGGTCGGCCCAACCCCGCCGGGTACGGCGAACCCGCCTCGTCCACCCCGCCGGCCACCCGCAGCCCGGTCGGCGGACCGTAGAGCAGGCAGCGGGCCCGTAGCCGGTCCAGCGCCTGCCGTACCTGGTCGGTGGTGGCCGCGCCGCGCGGGGTGATGGCCATCGCGAGCACCGCGTCGACCGAGGTGACCCCGTCGGACGGATCCCTGGACAGCCGCGCCGCGTCGAGGATCCGCAGGGTGAACTCGTCCAGGTCGTCGAGGGCACGCGTGGTGGAGATCCGTGACTGGGCGCGGGCGGCCAGCGTCGCCAGGTCGGTCGGTGCCGGCACGACCAGATCCGGGCGCAGCCGCAGCAGTTCACCCAGCTCGGCATCGGAGCGGGACCGCAGGTGGTCGGCGAGTGTGGTGGTCATTGTTGTTCCACGCTAGCCCGCCGACGGCCGGCCGTGGCCCCGGCCGTGCCGCAGTGGGCCGAGTGGCCCGTGCGACGATGGCTGCCTGCCTGGGGAGGGAGCGGTGCGATGCCGCTGGTGGTCGGGTTCGACCTGGACATGACGTTGATCGACTCGCGGCCGGGGATCGCCGCGACGTACCGGGCGCTGACCGCGCGGACCGGGGTGCACGTCGACGCCGCGGTCGCGGTGTCCCGGCTGGGCCCGCCGCTACGCCACGAGATCAGCCAGTGGTTCCCGGCCGAGCAGGTCGACGCGGCGGTCGAGCAGTTCCGGGCGCTCTACCCCCGGTACGCGGTGGCGCCGTCGCTGCCGCTGCCCGGCGCGGTCGCCGCCCTCGACCTGATCCGCTCCCGGGGCGGCCAGGTGGTGGTGGTCACCTCCAAACTCGGCCGGCTCGCCCAACTGCACCTGGACCACCTGGGGCTGACGGTGGACGTTCTCGCCGGGGACCTGTTCGCCGAGGGCAAGGCGGCGGCACTGCGGGAGCACGGCGTACAGGTCTATGTGGGTGATCACACCGCGGACATGGTGGCCGCGCGGACCGCCGGCGTCCCCGGCCTGGGTGTCGCCTCCGGGCCCTGCCCGGCGGCGGATCTGCTGGCCGCCGGGGCGGCGGCGGTCATCGACGACCTGACCGGATTCCCAGCGGCGCTCGATGGTCGGCTCCGGCTAGCCTGGTGAGGTAAATCCGCCCAAGTGAAGTCGAGGTCAGTGGTGCCGACGGGTCGAGTGAAGTGGTACGACGCAGGGAAGGGTTACGGCTTCGTCACCAGCGACGAGGGCGGCGACGTGTTCCTGCCGAAGGGAGCGCTGCCAGCCGGCGTCACCGACCTCAAGTCCGGTCAACGGCTGGAGTTCGGCGTGGTCGACAGCCGGCGCGGTGCCCAGGCGCTCGGTGTGAAGCTGCTCGAGGCGCCACCGTCCGTCGCTGAGCTGCGACGCCGGCCGCCGGAGGAGCTGCATGGACTGGTCGAGGACATGATCAAGGTGTTGGAGGCGAAGGTCCAGCCGGACCTGCGCCGGGGTCGGTTCCCGGACCGCCGGACCGCGCAGACGGTCGCTCAGTTGGTGCACGCGGTCGCCCGCGAGCTGGAGACCTGAGCCACAGCAGGACAGGCAACGCAGCCGGACGCGGGCGGCAGCCCGATCAGCCGGGCAGCAGCCGCGGGGTCAGCCCCTGCGCTGCCGCCCGTTCCAGTAGGGCGGTCACCGCAGCCCGCCCGTCGGTGCCGAGGTCCTCGGTGAACTCGTTGACGTACAGCCCGATGTGCCGGTCCGCCACCTCCGGCTCCATCTCCTGGGCGTGCCGCAGCACGTAGTCCCGGGAGGCGGCCGGGTCGGCCCAGGCCCGGCGGACCGAGTCGCGCACCCAGTCGGCGGCCTGCCGCGCGTCGACCGTCGAGCGGCGGGCCAGGATCGCCCCGAGCGGGATCGGCAGTCCGGTGTCGGCCTCCCACCAGGCGCCGAGGTCGACCAGTTCGGTCAGCCCGTACCGGGGGTAGGTGAACCGGGCCTCGTGGATCACCAGTCCGGCGTCGTAGCGGCCGGCGGCCACCCCGGGCATGATCTCGTGGAACGGCACGACCTCGATCCGGGCCGGCGGACGGTCCGCCGACCAGAGCCGCAGCAGCAGGTACGCGGTGGTCCGTTCACCGGGTACGGCGACCGTCGCCCCGGTCAGGTCACCGGTGGCCAGGCCGCTGTCAGCTCGGGCATCGCCGGCCTGCTTGCCGGCCTGCTTGCCGGCGGTGAGCAGCAGCGGGCCGCAGCCCCGGCCGAGCGCCCCACCGCAGGGCAGCAGTTCGTACTGGTCGAGCAGCCACGGCAGCGCCGCGTAGCTGACCTTCACCAGGTCGAACTCGCCGCGCGCGGCGGCGGTGTTGGTGACGTCCACGTCGGCGTAGGTGACGGTCACCGGTGGCGCGCCCGGCACCTGGCCGTGCGCCAGGGCGTGGAACACGAACGTGTCGTTGGGGCAGGGGGAGAACGCCAGGTGCAGAGCCACGTCAGCCACGGTAGTCGGCGTACCGGCCGGTGAGCGCGGCGGCGGCGTCGGTCAGCGCGGCCAGCGCAGGTGGGATGCGCCACGCCGCGCGGTCGCGTGGGCCGACCGGGTTGGAGATGGTCCGCAGTTCCGCGAAGGGCAGGCCGAACAGCCGGGCCGCGACGGCCACCCCGAAACCTTCCATGGCTTCGGCGGTGGCGTCCGGGTAGCGGTCGGCGAGGGTGGCGGCTGTCGCGGCACTGCCGGTGACGGTGTTGACGGTCAGCACCACCCCCGGCACGGCCTGCGGCAGGGCGGCGCGCAGCCAGCTGGTGAGCCGCTCGTCGGTGCCCGCGACCGCGCTGCCGAAGCCGAGTTCGTCCAGGCTG harbors:
- a CDS encoding cellulose binding domain-containing protein; translated protein: MGRLKTNAAIVSTGAVLLASAAVAAAVPASAAAGCSVNYTVSSSWPGGFGASVTITNLGDAVTSWTLNWSFGAGQTVTQAWNTTLTQSGAAVTARNVSYNGTIATNGTTSFGFNGSWNGSNPVPTAFTMNGVACTGSTTPTTAPPTTAPPTTAPPTTAPPTTRPPTGPADITVNTGTRYQTIDGFGAATWIWGSSTWSTAETQTLVGLGPNQLGLSIVRTGISPESSEWSNQVNALRTAKSAGSGVKILASPWTAPAAWKTNNSRINGGKLRTDYYDDYANHLNSYVQYMRNQGVTVDVTSVQNEPDWHPSYDSMDWNGTELRNFVRDHGWRVQNTELMVAEAVNMNYSYTDPTLNDAGARNNIGYIGGHLYGLESQGRLKPYNLANQHGKPVWMTEWNHHEADGSGSNIWGNPSNVAVWDETLDDIMRTVHRIMEANWAAYIWWYGKRFYSFIGDGESAFGTTAGAPLKRGYAFSQYAKYVRPGYQRVALTKSSKASPLEVTAYTGDGKTTLVILNRSNSAVNGAVVAAPQNVTRAEHYLTSQYSSAASQSVGVNGNQVTVNVGARSISTVVLTH
- a CDS encoding helicase-associated domain-containing protein, yielding MTTTLADHLRSRSDAELGELLRLRPDLVVPAPTDLATLAARAQSRISTTRALDDLDEFTLRILDAARLSRDPSDGVTSVDAVLAMAITPRGAATTDQVRQALDRLRARCLLYGPPTGLRVAGGVDEAGSPYPAGLGRPAAELDDQVARRCADPAQLRRTLLSAAPPARAVLDRLAAGPPLGTVGSGTGGTGSGSGGTGTGGTGTGGTGTGGAETGPGQPGPVRWLVDAGLLAVVTDVPRAEGGQTVELPREVGLLLRRETGPLGVLRPDPPLVTAPARTPRIVDAAGSGQAMEFVRHAGDLLEAVAAEPVPMLRTGGIGVRELRRLARAGGVSEQLAGLVVEVGYAAGLIGEVDAGGAANRAAVDQQLLPTTGYDLWCARPPARRWEQLAQAWLAMTRRPGLIGGRDDRDRAITARSAAVERAGAPAVRRTVLAVLAGLAPGGAPTADDVLTLLAWQAPRRSRGRDELHREVLDEAAHLGVTALGALTGYGRLLLADDPATGWASVDDDPLGVRSTGREHRGEASAVERALAALLPDPVDHFLVQADLTVVVPGPPEPSLAAELEVVAEPESTGAASVHRVTPASVRRALDAGWSADDLHELFARRSRTPVPQGLTYLVDDTARTHGGLRAGSAGGYLRSDDEALLAEVLADRRLGGLALRRLAPTVLVSAATAGRLVDALRQAGYAPTVEDGSGAALRRPPRVRRAPAPHPATMRPVDPLAAPPLTKPRIDALVEQLRRGEAAVRAARRAPGPVRAANGQPVEGLAAVQAHAQALAVLQQAVRDKSLVWVGYVDAHGAAASRLVRPVSIGAGFLRAEDERTETLHTFALQRVTAAVVHD
- a CDS encoding HAD family hydrolase, with the translated sequence MPLVVGFDLDMTLIDSRPGIAATYRALTARTGVHVDAAVAVSRLGPPLRHEISQWFPAEQVDAAVEQFRALYPRYAVAPSLPLPGAVAALDLIRSRGGQVVVVTSKLGRLAQLHLDHLGLTVDVLAGDLFAEGKAAALREHGVQVYVGDHTADMVAARTAGVPGLGVASGPCPAADLLAAGAAAVIDDLTGFPAALDGRLRLAW
- a CDS encoding cold shock domain-containing protein; translated protein: MPTGRVKWYDAGKGYGFVTSDEGGDVFLPKGALPAGVTDLKSGQRLEFGVVDSRRGAQALGVKLLEAPPSVAELRRRPPEELHGLVEDMIKVLEAKVQPDLRRGRFPDRRTAQTVAQLVHAVARELET
- a CDS encoding 1,4-dihydroxy-6-naphthoate synthase encodes the protein MALHLAFSPCPNDTFVFHALAHGQVPGAPPVTVTYADVDVTNTAAARGEFDLVKVSYAALPWLLDQYELLPCGGALGRGCGPLLLTAGKQAGKQAGDARADSGLATGDLTGATVAVPGERTTAYLLLRLWSADRPPARIEVVPFHEIMPGVAAGRYDAGLVIHEARFTYPRYGLTELVDLGAWWEADTGLPIPLGAILARRSTVDARQAADWVRDSVRRAWADPAASRDYVLRHAQEMEPEVADRHIGLYVNEFTEDLGTDGRAAVTALLERAAAQGLTPRLLPG
- a CDS encoding futalosine hydrolase, yielding MPLLIVTAVDAEAAAVRHGLTATPGTPPEVVAVGVGAAVAAAATSRQLALAASAGRPYQGVLSVGIGGGFAGRIDLGQTTVATRSVAADLGAQSPDGFLSLDELGFGSAVAGTDERLTSWLRAALPQAVPGVVLTVNTVTGSAATAATLADRYPDATAEAMEGFGVAVAARLFGLPFAELRTISNPVGPRDRAAWRIPPALAALTDAAAALTGRYADYRG